The Sinorhizobium alkalisoli genomic interval CTTGGCGAGGTGTTCGATATTCATGGCGGCGGCATCGATCTGATCTTTCCGCACCACGAGAACGAGATTGCTCAGTCGCGTTGCGCCCACGGCACCGAAGTGATGGCGAATGTGTGGATGCATAACGGCTTCCTGCAGGTCGAAGGCCGCAAGATGTCGAAGTCGGAAGGCAATTTCATCACCATCTACGAGCTCCTGCACACGGAGAAATTCGGCGGCCGGCAATGGCCGGGCGAGGTCCTCAGGCTCGCCATGCTGATGACGCATTATCGCGAGCCGATCGACTTCTCGATCAAGCGGCTGGAGGAGGCCGAGCATCTGCTCTCGAAATGGCCGGTACCGGGCGATGCGGCTGGGGAGCCGGACCGCCAGGTGGTGGCGGCTCTTGCGGACGACCTCAATACGGTTACAGCGATCCAGGCGCTGCATGCGCTGGCTCAAAAGGCGTCGGCCGATGCGCAATATCTCGGCGCCTTTGCCGCGAGCGCCGCCCTGATCGGCGTCGTGCCGAAGGAGATCGAACTCGACGAGGCGGTCGTGCACGAGATCGACGCCCGCGTGCGCGTGCGCCTCGAACTTCTAAAGGCGAAGAACTATGCCGAGGCCGATGCGATCCGCGCCGATCTGCAGGGGCGGGGCATCCAGCTCAAGGACGGCAAGGATCCGGAAACGGGCGAACGGGTGACGACCTGGGAAGTGAAACGCTCGCAGCCCTGACCGGCGCGACGGCAAGGACCGCCGGTGCGCGAGGCAAGAGGAGGACCACATGGCTGACGATATCCATAGCGGCGGATGCCAATGCGGTGCGGTCCGCTTTCGCGTGGAAGGCAAGCTCGGCGACGCCTCGGTCTGCCATTGCCGCATGTGCCAGAAGGCGAGCGGCAACTTCTACCTGCCGCTCGTCTCCGTTCGCGGTGCAAGGCTTGTCTGGACGCGTGGCGAGCGCAAGCGCTTCCAGTCCTCGAACCACGTGTGGCGCGGCTTCTGTGGAGATTGTGGGACGCCGCTCACCTATGAGGCGCCGGACGGGATGGCGCTGGCGATCGCGGCTTTCGACAGGCCGGAAGGCATCGCGCCGGCGATTCAATGGGGCGTGGAGGCGAAGTTGCCTTATGTCGATCGCGTGCCGGAACTTCCCGGCGAGGAGACGATGGCCGACCGGGATTCGGCATCCTTCCTCGCCGATCTCGTGTCCTATCAGCACCCGGACCATGACACCGAAACCTGGCCACGGAAGGAGAGATGATGAGCGAGACCGTCAGAACAGGAGGGTGCCAATGCGGCGCCGTTCGCTTCCGCACCCGCGGCGCGCTTGGACGTCCGTCGATCTGCCACTGCCGCATGTGCCAGAAGCAGTTCGGCTCGTTCTTCTCGGCCCTGGTGACGGCGCCGAAGGACGGCGTCGAATGGACCCGTGACGAACCGAGCTACTTTCAGTCGTCCGTCAATATCGATCGCGGCTTCTGCCCGAAATGCGGCACGCCGCTGACCTATCGGCATCCCGGGGGGCTCGAAATTGCGATCGGCGCCTTCGACGACCGCTCCGATCTTTCGCCGCGCATCCAGGTCAACTTCCAGGCGAGGCTGCCTTGGGTCGAGACCATTTTCGACCAGCCGGTTCATGAAGATCCGGATTACTATGCGCGACAGGAGCAGATCATCTCGTTCCAGCATCCGGACCATGAGACCGAGCAATGGCCGCCGGCGGGAGTCTGGGCATGATGATCCGGCGCATCTTCACGGGCGGTTGCCAATGCGGCGCGGTGCGCTATCGCGCCGAGGGTACGCTTGAGGATGCGCATATCTGTCATTGCCGCATGTGCCAGAAGGCGGCCGGAAACTATTTCCTGCCGCTCGCCAATATCGCGCGCGAGGATTTCCGGATCACGCGCGGCGAGCCCGCCTGGTTCAGGTCATCGGACCTCGTGCGGCGCGGGTTCTGCCGCGCATGCGGTACTCCGCTTTTCTATGACATGCCGAACGAGAACTTCCTGAACATCACGCTCGGCTCCCTCGACGATCCGGACGACGTGCAGCCGATTTACCAATCCGGTGTCGAGTCGCGCATGCTGTGGTTTTCGCACTTGCCGGCCCTGCGTGAAAAGGAGACCGACGACGGCAGCGATGCGGCCGCGGCGCGCCATCTCGCCGTCCTGGAATCCAACCGCCAGCATCCCGATTTCGACACCATCCACTGGCCACGCGAGGAAGAGTTTCAGTGAGTGCTGATCTGCGTAATCTCTATCCGGAAATCGAGCCCTATGCTTCCGGTCACCTGGACGTGGGCGACGGACATCTCGTCTATTGGGAGCGGGTCGGCACGCCCGGCGCCAAGTCGGCGGTCTTCCTGCATGGCGGCCCCGGCGGCACGATCTCGCCGAGCCACCGCCGTCTCTTCGATCCGGAGCTCTATGACGTCTTGCTCTTCGACCAGCGCGGCTGCGGCAAGTCGATGCCGCACGCCGAACTGGAGGCGAATACGACCTGGCATCTGGTCACCGATATCGAGCGGCTGAGGGAATTGGCCGGTGTCGAGAAGTGGCTGGTCTTCGGCGGCTCCTGGGGATCGACGCTGGCGCTCGCTTACGCCGAAACCCATCCGGAGCGCGTCTCCGAGCTGGTCCTTCGTGGCATCTACATGCTCACCAGAGCCGAGCTCGATTGGTATTATCAGTTCGGCGTGTCGGAAATGTTCCCGGACAAGTGGGAGCGTTTCGTCGCGCCGATCCCGCCGGAAGAGCGCCACGCGATGATGCGGGCCTATAATCGGCGGCTGACGAGCGAGGACCGCGCGACGCGGATCGCAGCAGCAAAGGCCTGGAGCCTCTGGGAGGGCGAGACGATCACGCTCCTACCGGAGCCAGAGACCAGCAACCGCTTCGAGGAAGAGGAATTCGCCGACGCCTTCGCCCGCATCGAGAACCATTTCTTCGTCAATGCCGGCTGGCTCGAGGAGGGGCAATTGCTGCGCGACGCGCACAAGCTCCATGGTATCCCGGGCGTGATCGTGCACGGCCGCTACGACATGCCGTGCCCGGCCAGATTTGCCTGGCGATTGCACAAGGCGTGGCCCGCGGCCGAATTCCACCTCATCGAGGGCGCAGGCCACGCCTATTCGGAGCCCGGCATTCTCGATCGCCTGATTCGCTCGACCGACAAGTTCGCCGGCAAAACCGAATGACGCGGAAGTCGCCGCGGCTTTTGTAGACTTTGCATTTGGAACCAAGCCATGACCAGGGAACGCATCTATCTCTTCGACACGACGCTTCGAGACGGGCAGCAGACGCCCGGCATCGACTTTTCCGTCGAGGACAAGATTGCGATCGCGGCGATGCTTGATGAATTCGGCGTCGACTATGTCGAAGGCGGCTATCCGGGCGCCAATCCGACGGACACGGAATTCTTCAAGCGCAAACGCACGGCGCAGGCTTCTTTCGTCGCCTTTGGCATGACCAAGCGTGCGGGCGTCTCGGCCTCAAATGATCCCGGCCTCAACGCGCTGCTCGCCGCCGCGAGCGACGCGATCTGCCTCGTCGCCAAGAGTTGGGATTACCATGTCTCGGTGGCGCTCGGCTGCACCGAGGACGAAAATCTCGAGAGCATCCGCGCCTCGGTGGAGGCAGTCGTCGCCTCCGGCCGCGAGGCGATGGTCGACTGCGAGCATTTCTTCGATGGCTACAAGGCAAACCCGGCCTATGCCACCGCCTGCGCAAGAGCTGCGCTCCAGGCGGGCGCACGCTGGGTGGTGCTCTGCGACACCAATGGCGGCACCCAGCCCTCCGAAGTCCGCGAGATCGTCTCGGCGATGATTGCGGCGGGCGTGCCGGGTGCAAGGCTCGGTATCCATGCCCACAACGACACCGGACAGGCGGTGGCGAATTCGCTCGCCGCCGTCGAGGCTGGCGTGCGCCAGATCCAGGGAACGCTGAACGGAATCGGCGAGCGGTGCGGCAACGCCAACCTCGTGACGCTGATTGCGACGCTGGGGCTCAAGGAGACCTATTCGGGGTGTTTTGAGACAGGCATCGACGCCGAGAGGCTGCAGGAACTGACTGAGCTTGCCCATGCCTTCGACGAACTCCTCAATCGCTCGCCGGATCCGCAGGCGCCCTATGTCGGCGCTTCGGCATTCGCCACCAAGGCCGGCATTCATGCCTCGGCTCTTCTGAAGGACCCGCGCACCTACGAGC includes:
- the cysS gene encoding cysteine--tRNA ligase produces the protein MGGMPVLKLYNTLTREKADFRPIDPQNVRMYVCGPTVYDYAHIGNARPIIVFDVVFRLLRHIYGESQVTYARNITDVDDKINARALRDYSGLPLNEAIRRVTESTEKQFLEDAAVLGCLDPTVQPRATENIAQMIEIIEKLIAKGHAYEAEGEVLFDTTSMADYGQLSKRNLEEQQAGARIAVEAHKRNPGDFVLWKLSEEHEPGWESPWGRGRPGWHIECSAMSGRYLGEVFDIHGGGIDLIFPHHENEIAQSRCAHGTEVMANVWMHNGFLQVEGRKMSKSEGNFITIYELLHTEKFGGRQWPGEVLRLAMLMTHYREPIDFSIKRLEEAEHLLSKWPVPGDAAGEPDRQVVAALADDLNTVTAIQALHALAQKASADAQYLGAFAASAALIGVVPKEIELDEAVVHEIDARVRVRLELLKAKNYAEADAIRADLQGRGIQLKDGKDPETGERVTTWEVKRSQP
- a CDS encoding GFA family protein; this translates as MADDIHSGGCQCGAVRFRVEGKLGDASVCHCRMCQKASGNFYLPLVSVRGARLVWTRGERKRFQSSNHVWRGFCGDCGTPLTYEAPDGMALAIAAFDRPEGIAPAIQWGVEAKLPYVDRVPELPGEETMADRDSASFLADLVSYQHPDHDTETWPRKER
- a CDS encoding GFA family protein, producing MSETVRTGGCQCGAVRFRTRGALGRPSICHCRMCQKQFGSFFSALVTAPKDGVEWTRDEPSYFQSSVNIDRGFCPKCGTPLTYRHPGGLEIAIGAFDDRSDLSPRIQVNFQARLPWVETIFDQPVHEDPDYYARQEQIISFQHPDHETEQWPPAGVWA
- a CDS encoding GFA family protein, whose protein sequence is MIRRIFTGGCQCGAVRYRAEGTLEDAHICHCRMCQKAAGNYFLPLANIAREDFRITRGEPAWFRSSDLVRRGFCRACGTPLFYDMPNENFLNITLGSLDDPDDVQPIYQSGVESRMLWFSHLPALREKETDDGSDAAAARHLAVLESNRQHPDFDTIHWPREEEFQ
- the pip gene encoding prolyl aminopeptidase; protein product: MSADLRNLYPEIEPYASGHLDVGDGHLVYWERVGTPGAKSAVFLHGGPGGTISPSHRRLFDPELYDVLLFDQRGCGKSMPHAELEANTTWHLVTDIERLRELAGVEKWLVFGGSWGSTLALAYAETHPERVSELVLRGIYMLTRAELDWYYQFGVSEMFPDKWERFVAPIPPEERHAMMRAYNRRLTSEDRATRIAAAKAWSLWEGETITLLPEPETSNRFEEEEFADAFARIENHFFVNAGWLEEGQLLRDAHKLHGIPGVIVHGRYDMPCPARFAWRLHKAWPAAEFHLIEGAGHAYSEPGILDRLIRSTDKFAGKTE
- the cimA gene encoding citramalate synthase translates to MTRERIYLFDTTLRDGQQTPGIDFSVEDKIAIAAMLDEFGVDYVEGGYPGANPTDTEFFKRKRTAQASFVAFGMTKRAGVSASNDPGLNALLAAASDAICLVAKSWDYHVSVALGCTEDENLESIRASVEAVVASGREAMVDCEHFFDGYKANPAYATACARAALQAGARWVVLCDTNGGTQPSEVREIVSAMIAAGVPGARLGIHAHNDTGQAVANSLAAVEAGVRQIQGTLNGIGERCGNANLVTLIATLGLKETYSGCFETGIDAERLQELTELAHAFDELLNRSPDPQAPYVGASAFATKAGIHASALLKDPRTYEHVAPESVGNLRKVMVSDQGGKANFINALKRRGITVGKDDPRLDKLISIVKEREATGYAYEGADASFTLLANRILGTVPDFFHVESFRVMVERRFDANGNLKTVSEAVARVIVDGETMMSVAEGHGPVNALDLALRKDLGKYQSEIADLELADYKVRILNGGTEAVTRVLIESTDRTGARWWTVGVSDNIIDASFQALMDSIVYKLLKNRDQVGLVAAE